From the genome of Acidaminococcus sp.:
TGACGTGAGTAGGAATATGGTGATTGACACGATCCATCAGCCAGTCAACCGCCTCTTGCATGGAAAAAGGCGTAACCGGTACCCCTAAGATATCTATCGTCGTTTTTTCCTTCAAGACTATCCCCTCCCCTTCTGTTTCATTAAATTGCTTTGGCTTCGGACGGAACTTCCGTGAAGTTGATGCCCGGGTTCCGTTCCAGGATCCAGTTCAGGTTCCATTCGTTGGAAACAAGAATAACAGGGCGTTCCTTCTTATCAAACACGAGCATGCCATTATCCAGCCCTTTGATATTTAAAATATCTTCCGCTTTGTCAGCATAGACCCAGCGGGCTACTGTGTACGGGAGCTGATCCATAATGAGCTGTGCGTTGTATTCATTCTTCAGGCGGTACTCCAGCACTTCCAGCTGCAGCACACCAACGACGCCGACAATGAAGCTTTCCATACCGACATTGCGCTGATGGAAGACCTGGATGGCACCTTCCTGGGCGAGCTGTACAATCCCCTTTTCAAACTGCTTTCGTTTCAGGGAATCTTTCGGCTGCACCTTAGCGAAGATTTCCGGCGGGAAAATCGGGAAGTCTTCAAACTGAATCTTATTTTTTGCCGTGCAGAGGGTGTCACCGATGGTAAAGATGCCGGGATCAAAAATACCGATGATATCCCCCGGATAAGCCTCTTCCACGGCTGTCCTCTCCTGCGCCATGAACTGCTGCGGCTGGGCCAGCTTGACCATATTGCCGCCCTGGACGTGATAGACGCTCATGCCTTTTTCAAATTTGCCGGAGCAGATTCTCATGAAGGAAATGCGGTCTCTGTGCGCCGGGTTCATGTTTGCCTGAATCTTGAAGATAAAAGCACTGAAATCTTCATCATCGGGATGGACCAAGCCGCCGTCCTTGAGTTTTCTGGGCTGCGGTGCAGGAGAAAGTTCAAGAAATTTTTCCAGGAACGGACGTACGCCAAAGTTCGTCATGGCGGAGCCAAAGAACATTGGCGTCAATTCACCTGCATCGACACGGGCAAGGTCAAATTCATCTCCCGCAAGGTCGAGAAGTTCAATATCATCAAGCAGATTCTTGTAGTTTTCTTCTCCGATGGCTTCCTTGATGGCAGGATCATTTAAATCGCCTGTCGTTGATTTAAGAATTTTGGAGCCATGACTATTGTCGTTATCAAAAAGCTCGACCTGTTTTTTCAGGCGGTCGTACACACCGATATAATGACCATCTGTTCCGATTGGCCAGTTGATAGGATAAGCGTTGATATGCAGGACCTTTTCGATTTCATCCATCAGATCCATAGGAGCCCGGCCGTAGCGATCCAATTTGTTGACGAACGTAAAAATCGGCAGCTTTCTCCGGTGGCAGACCCAGAACAACTTCTTGGTCTGCGGTTCCACGCCCTTTGCTGCATCAATCAGCATGACAGCGCTGTCAGCGGCAATCAGCGTACGGTACGTATCTTCACTGAAGTCCTGGTGGCCCGGCGTGTCCAGAATATTGACGCGGTACCCGTTGTAGTCGAATTGCAGCACACTGGAGGTGACAGAAATACCTCTCTGCTTTTCGATTTCCATCCAGTCGGATACGGCATGACGATTTGCTTTTCTGGATTTTACGGAACCAGCCAGATGAATTGCGCCTCCATAGAGAAGCAGCTTTTCAGTCAAAGTAGTTTTACCAGCATCAGGGTGAGAAATAATTGCAAAAGTCCGGCGTTTTGCAATCTTATCTTGTAATTCGGACATCGGTGTGGAGCCTCCTGTTAACATGCATGCAAATTAGTCAAATACAGCTCTATTATACCAGTAGTTATGGCATAAAAAAACGCCACAAAGCTTAAACTTTGTGGCGCTTGTTCTCTAAATGGTCGGAGCGGCGAGATTCGAACTCACGACCTCTTCCACCCCAAGGAAGCGCGCTACCAAACTGCGCTACGCCCCGAACACGTCTTCTAGTATACAACAGCGGCATAAAGAAGTCAAGTAAAATTTAGGTGTATCCGGGGCACTGAACGGCAATCAATCCTTACGTGCGCTGCCTTAACTATTCGATTTTTAAAGGTACCTTTGAATGCTTTCCCTCAATCAGCCGTCCGCAGCCCGCCTGTGGAGGAAAAATGACCAAGGCATTTTTCTACGAACTTATAATAATAAAACCTGAAATTCAGATTAGCTGCTAAATTTCAGGTTTTTATTATTTTATTTGAATCAAAAGCTTTGCCAAATTGCTGCAGACGAGGCCAAAAGCCAAAGGAGCTTTTTTATTTTTTCAAAGCCCCTTAAAGAACCTTAGCCCCTTCTCTATCGATGTCCAGATAGTGAACGTGTGCTTCGATACTGCGCTTTTCGAAAGGAGCCAGTAAAGCTTTCCCAATTTTATCACGGTCGGCTTCCATGGGTGCATACGCAAGGAGCGTGGAACCGGATCCGGAAATGATTGCCTGATAGGCTCCGGCTTTTACGGCTCCCGTCAATGCTTCCTTACAGCCCGGAATAAGCGGCATCCGGTACGGCGTGTGGAGCTTATCAAGCAGTGCTTCCTGCAGGCATTCATAATGCCCCGTAAGCAGAGCAGCAACGAGAAGAGCCGCACGGGAAGAAGAAAAGACGGCATCCTTATGAGCAATCGTATGAGGAATCGCAGCCCGTGCCTTCGCCGTCGAAACACGCACTTCCGGAACAAGGGCGATGAGCTGCAGCGGCTTTGCCACGTCGACTTTCAGACTGTGCACTTTGCCGTCGGCAAGAATACTGACAGTGAGTCCGCCCAGAATGGCAGGTGCTACATTATCCGGGTGCCCTTCAATTTCCGTAGCACGCGTAACGAGTTCCTGCGGGGAAAGAGGCGAGCCGGCCATCTGGTTAGCCGCAGCAAGACCTGCTACGACGGCGGTAGAACTGCTGCCCAGCCCTCTGGATACGGGTACTTCAATATGGCTGAAAATGCGCAGCCCCGTTTCCGGCATATGGAGCTCTTCCCACAGGCGGTAGAATGACTGTGCAGCCAGATTCCGGCGCCCTTTTGGCAGGGTATCGGCTCCCCTGCCCTCTCCGCTTGTTTCTACCCCTTCCGGAATACGTTCAAACGTAAAAGTGTTGTAGAGTGTGCAGGCAAGGCCCAGACAATCAAAACCGGGACCGCAGTTAGCGGAAGTAGCCGGTACTCGAATCGTTACTTTCTGCATTTAAATCAATGTCTCCTTTGTCAGTCCGTAAGAGTAGAATCTTCTACGCGGATAATATTACTGATGCGGCTTACGCAAGATTCCTTGTCGAGTTCATCTGCAGCCAGTTTCATATCATATTCGGATACACTTCTTGTGATAACAACGATTTCTGCCATCGTCCCGATAGAACGTTTCTGCACAACCGTTTTCAAGCTTACGCCGTGATTGCCGAAAGCTCCAGCGATTTTGGCAAGTACACCGGGAACATCTTCAGCGAGAAGACGCACATAGTAAGGAGAAGTAACTTCTTTTTCATCCGCCAGATGTGCTACTTCATAGCAGGTGCAGCCAACACGGCCGGTGCAGCCCTGACGGATGTTTCTCGAAATCTCAATGATATCACCGCAGGCAGCACTTGCTGTCGGGAAACGGCCGGCACCGCGGCCGAAGAACATAGCCTCACCAATGGGCTTCCCTTCAATGTAGACAGCGTTAAACACGTCGTTGATCGAAGCCAGCGGGTGATCTTTAGGCAGCATTGTCGGATGGACGCCGACGCTGATTTTCTTATCGCTGTACTGCTTGGCAATGCCCAGCAGCTTGAGCACATAGCCCAGTTCCTCCGCGTATTCAATATCACGCAGAGAAATTTTTTCGATTCCTTCGATGGAAACATCTTTCAGCCCGATTCGGGAGTTGAAAGCGATGGAAGAAAGAATGGCAATCTTACGGGCGGCGTCAAAACCACCGATATCTGCAGTAGGATCGGATTCTGCGTAGCCCTTCTCCTGGGCTTCTTTCAGCACTTCGGCAAAATCCATATGTTCGGCCGACATTTTCGTCAGCATATAGTTTGTGGTGCCGTTGACAATACCCATGATCAGGGAAATCCGGTTACTTGCAAGGGATTCCTTGAGCGGACGAATAATCGGAATACCGCCGGCTACCGCGGCTTCAAACAGGAAATCGACATGTTTATCAGCAGCCAGTTCAAAAAGCTCTTTTCCATGTTCCGCTACCACATCCTTATTGGCGGTAACCACGTTTTTGCCGGCTTTAAGAGCTGCTTCCATGTACTCGAGAGCCGGGTGCTCGCGTCCCATGAGTTCTACGACAATGTCAATATCAGGGTCATTGATGATAGCATCAATGTTATCCACTGTCGAAAGTGAAGGATCAAGAGCGCTTACTTTTTCCGGATGACGAGCCAGAACGTTTTTGATGCGGATAGGGCAGCCCACACGTTCCGTGATGATATCTTGATTCTCTTTCAGGACCAGGATGACACCACCGCCTACAGTACCGCAGCCTAACAAGCCAATGTTAATTTGATTTTTCACAGGACCACACCTCTCCTTATCTTGTAATAAAAATAAAACAGTTCACCTTTATACAGCAGCATTGCTCACTAAGCTCACTTCATCATTGTTATGATGTTGCGAATATTTCTGGGATACAGGAGTATAATGGCAGCCATATAAAGATGAACTGTTATATAAATGAATTTGAAAAGATGAAATTAATCAACCTGGCCAAGTACGTCCAGACGCTTTACACCTTCGATCAGACGAACTTTGTCAAGCAGGGCTTCCATATCAATGGTCAAAAACTTTGTTTCGACAGAAATGGTTGTGTTCGCGACGCCCTGAAGAGGCACTCCCTGGTTGATTGTAATAACACTGCCGCCATCGGCAGCAATCGTGTTCAGTACGCTGGAAAGAACACCGGGTTTATGCTCCAGCAGCAAAGAGATGGTAATGACCTTCTCACGGCTGGCATCATAAAACGGAAAGACATAGTCCTTATACTTATAATAAGCACTTCTGCTCAATCCGACTTTTGCCACAGCTTCATTCACAGTTTTTAACTTACCGCGTTTGAGAATTTCCTTCACCATAATCGTCTTTTTGATTGCTTCCGGAAGGATCTCTTCTCTGACTAAATAAAATTCTGATTTTTTCTCATTTGCCATGTAGCATCTATCCTCTTTCAACGAATATTTATCCTCTCTGAGAGGACATTATAACATACTTACCGTTATAAATCTACTCTTTCTTTCCTTTTCTATTCATAGAGTCGTGAATTGCCTCACGAATACTCTTTCCTTCGTACAACACCTGCCATAGTTGGTAAAGGAGCGGCATTTCAACATGATATTTTTTGGATAATTCCATAACTACCTTGGAAGCATCGATGCCTTCGATAACCATCTTTGTCCCACTGAGCACTTCTTCCAGCTTTTTACCAGAGGCAAGAGCCACGCCGGCAGAATGATTCCGACTCAGGGGACTGCTGCAGGTGGCAATCAGGTCGCCGACACCGGCCAGACCAAAGAAAGTTTCCCGCTGCGCTCCCATAGCAACACCTAATCGGGTAATTTCCGCAAGGCCGCGCGTAATGAGTCCGGCCTGACAATTCTCCCCCATTCCAATGCCTGCCATCATTCCGCTCATGAGCGCATAGCAGTTCTTGACGGATCCGCCAAGCTGTACACCGATAAGGTCGGAAGAAGTATAGGGCCGGAAATAGGAATTAATCAAGGCATCCTGCAAAGTTACGGCAGCGGAAGCGTCCTTGCAGGCAATGACCGTAGCTGCCGGCTGTCTGTCAGCAATTTCCCGTGCCAGATTCGGACCGCTGAGAGCTGCGATTGCCTTCGCTTTGGGAAATACACTGCTTAAGACATCCGTCATGAGCCTGTGGCTTTTCATATCAAAGCCCTTGGTACAGCTCAAAATGATCTTATCCCGGGCATCCGTATACGCACTGAGCGCTTCTGCCACATTTTTCATTCCTTTGGAAGGCACAACAAAAACGAGCACTGAGGCTCGTTTCGCTGCCAGTTCCAAATCACTTGTGACTGTTACGGAAGGAGGTAATATCATATCCGGAAGATAATCCGCATTACGCCGGGATTTCTGGATTTCCGCTGCTTTCTCAGGATTTCTTGCCCACAGCACAACGGTATGACCGTTATCGGCAAGAGTACGGGACAGTACGGTCCCCCAACTGCCGGCACCAATTACTGAAATCTCCATATGATGCTCCTTTATTTTTTCTTTTTGAAACTTAAATGCCCTTCCTTAATTTTACTTTCGGTTCCGTTTTTGAGTCGGACCATATTATCATAGTGACGAATAATAACGATAGCCGCCATTATCGCCGTAAAGCCAACCAGCCAGCTGTCATAATCGCGGTACCATGCTGCAATCGGCGCAAGGAACGCTGCAATTACGGAGCTTAGGGAGACATAACGGGTCACAAAGACCGTTGCCATCCAGACTGTCAGGCAAAAAATCGAAACATCCGGCATGAAGTAAAGCAGCACACCCAAACCGGTGGCTACACCCCTGCCGCCTTTAAAATGCAGGAAAAGGGAATAACTGTGACCAAGAATAGCGGCTGCAGCACAGAAAAGCTGAACCCGTACATCCTGGGAAACAAAGTGATCCGTGAGATACAGGGCAATCATTCCTTTGCCAATATCCCCCAGAAGGACAAAAGACGCCATCCGGGCACCGACGGTGCGGAAAACATTCGTCGTCCCGATATTATGGCTGCCGTAATCCCGGATATCAATTCCGCATACGGCCTTTACAAAGACGAGGCCGCAAGGAATTGAGCCGAGTACGTAACCGATCAGGATTGCGAGTACTATGTCCATCTTTGCTCAGCCTCCTTTGTATGACTCATCAAGAAGTTATGCTTCATCCTCATTCTTGCCGCGCACAATCAGATTGATAGGCGTGCCCTGGAAACCAAAGGCATCACGCAGCTTATTTTCCAGATAACGCTGATAAGAGAAATGCATGATTTCAGGTTCATTGCAGAAAATCACGAATGTCGGCGGTTTCACCTTCACCTGGGTCGCATACAGGATTTTCAGGTGCTTGCCCTTTTCCATAGGAGGCTGGTTCATCGCCACGGCATCCGTAATCACTTGATTCAATACGGACGTGGAAATTCTCATGGCATTGGACTCTGCCGCGTCCTTTATAAGTTCGGGCAGGCGGGAAATACGCTGCTGTGTCAATGCGGAAACGAAGACGACATTGGCATAAGGCATGAAAATCAGTTCCCTATGGATCATCTCCGTAAATTTCACGGTAGAGTTATTATCTTTATCGTAAAGATCCCACTTATTGACGACAATGACAATACCCTTGCCTGCTTCATGTGCATAACCGGCAATTTTTTTATCCTGTTCGGTAATGCCTTCCACGGCATTCAGAACCATCAGGACTACGTCAGAGCGATCGACAGCACGCAGCGTACGGATAATGCTGTACTTTTCAATCGGTTCATCAATCTTGCCCTTGCGGCGCATACCGGCCGTATCTATAAACAGGTAAGTCTGCCCGTCTTTGACAACGGGTACGTCAATAGCATCACGGGTCGTACCTGCCACATCGCTGACGATGGAACGGGCCTGACCGCAGATGTCATTGAAGATGGAAGATTTCCCTACATTCGGGCGCCCGATAATGGCGACCTTGATTACATCATCATCGTCGTCGTCATCATCGTCGTCTTCTTTCGGGAAGTTATCAACGATTGCGTCGAGGAGGTCACCAAGATTCAGACGGTTGGCTGCAGAAATCATAAAGGGTTCCCCGATGCCCAGGTTATAGAATTCATACGCCTGTAATTCCTGGGTCTGGGTATCAGCCTTGTTGACGGCAAGTACCACGGGTTTACGGGAACGGCGCAGTAAATTGGCCACTTCCTGGTCTTCGGTGGTGACTCCCGTGCGGGCATCGCAGACAAAAAGAATGACATCGGCTTCTTCTATAGCAATCTTTGCCTGTTCCCGGATGGAAACGGCAATAGAGTCAGTATTTTGGATTTCAATTCCGCCGGTATCGACCATCGTAAACTTGCGGTCGAGCCATTCGGCATCCGCATAGAGACGGTCACGCGTTACGCCCGGAGTATCTTCTACGATAGAAATCCGGCTGTCGGCAAATATATTAAATAGTGTAGACTTGCCGACGTTAGGTCTGCCGACAATTGCAACTATGGGTTTGCTCATTTAAAATTCCTCTTTCAGTGCCTGTGCTGCACTTTTACTTCATAAATTTTCCAGGGAGCGAATCGCATCCGCCGTATCACCCGTGAAATAATAACGGACTTTACGGAGTTCGGAAGCATTCCGGCATCCCAGAAGTACATAAAAATCCTTGATAGCTTCTAAATCACGCAGGATCATGTCAGCCGCAGCTTCGACGCCCTGCTGTAAAACCATACGGAGTACATTCCCTGCCATGGCTGCTGCATTGGCTCCCAGGACCTGAGATTTTACGACATCAAGTCCCGACCGGATACCACCGGAAGCGATGACACCGCCCTGCCATCCTGTCTGGGAAACTACTTCCCTCAGGGAAAGCACAGTGGGAATTCCCCATGTATTCAGTTCTGCATTACCATCCTGGTAACGACAATGTTCGATTGCAGGAAAATTGGTTCCCCCTGCCCCACCTACGTCGAGAAGGGAAACACCGCAGTCCAGCAGCTGCTTTGCTTGTTCTTTTGCCATTCCGCAGCCTGTTTCCTTGACGATGACAGGTATTCCGGCATGGCGGCATATTGCTTCAATATGCCGGAGGCAGGAAGTAAAATCCCGGTCTCCCTCTTCCATAGCAAGTTCCTGCGCGGCATTCAAATGAATCTGCAGCGCACAGGCCCCTATCATCTCAACAGCCCGCTTCGCGTCTTCCACAGACGCAAAAGCACTCAGGTTCGCAAAAACCATACCATTGGGATTGACTTTACGGACAACGGTAAAAGTATCCGCATTCTTCCCCTCACGCACGGAACCATACTGGGAGCCGACAGCCATCGCGCTATGCGTGACAGCTGCCGTTTCTGCCAGCTTTTGATTGATTTCCTTGACGCTCGAGGCCCCTCCCGTAATGGCATTGATGATAATCGGGTGCTGCAGTACCCCGATTCCCGGGAGTGTGACGGACACATCAACCTGGCTGCGATCAATGCCCGGAAGACAGTTATGCATCAAATGAACATCAGAAAAGCCGGAAGCGCAAGGTCCATCGTCAATGTGCATAGCGTACTTGATGTGGTCTAACTTACGGCTTTCCCGTCTTTTCATGGTGTTACTCCTCTGCGTTTATTTTGTTTCGACTTCAGCCAGCTTGTCACCGATACCCTGGGACAGCGTGCCTTTCTTGCCAAGATATTGTTTCATTTCAGCCTTTTCAGCATCTTCCTTAGCCTTGGTGATGCTGAGGGCAATCTTCTTGTTTTCGGTATCGATACGCAGTACCTTAACCTTGACTTCCTGACCAGCTTCCAGAACATCTTCCGGCTTTTCAATGCGCTGCGGAGCAATTTCGGAGATATGGATCATACCTTCGTTCTTGTCGTTCAGTTTTACAATAGCGCCGAACGGAAGGAAGCGAACAACTGTACCGGTTACGATATCGCCCACATGCAGGGTCTTAGCAGCAGTCTGCCAAGGATCTTCCTGCAGTTGTTTGATGGAGAGGCTGATACGGCCCTTTTCCTGATCCAGGCCTTTGATATATACCTTAACGGTATCGCCAACCTTATAGAGGTCAGCCGGCTTTACGCTGCGGTCCCAGGAGATTTCGGAGATGTGAACCAGACCTTGTACGTAAGGTGCGATTTCTACAAACATACCGAAGTCTACAATGCTTCTGATCGTGCCGTCGACAACGTCGCCTTCATGGAAGGTTTCAAAAGCCTTGGCCAGAGCTTCCTTGCGGGCTTCTTCACGACGAGCTCTTTCTTCTCTGTAAGCCTGGTTCTTGGCAGCTCTTTCTTCTCTCAGAACGTTTCTGCGGGAGAAGACCAGACGCTTCTTTTCAGGGTTGATTTCAAGCAGGGAAACCTGCAGTTCCTTGCCTTCATATTCCTTGACATCATCCACGTGTCTCAGATCCAGATGAGAAGCAGGGATGAAACCGGTTACATCGTTATAGGAAACAGTCAGGCCGCCCTTAACAGCGCGCAGGCCCTTGACCGTAACGACTTTCTTTTCGTCTTCGAATTCTTTCGGCAGTTCCTGCCAAACTTTGTCAGCTTCCGCTCTGGTCTTGGACAGTACAACAAGACCATCCTGGTTTTCGCTGGCGATGACCTTTAAGGTAACTTTATCATCTTTCTGTACTGTGGGAGCGACGGTATCCTTGGTACCACCCTGAACCCATTGGTCAAAAGCCACAGATCCTTCGCTCTGATAACCGAAGTCTACAACAACTTCGTCATTGGTTACGTCGACGACTGTGCCTTCCACAATCATACCAATGTGCAATTTCATGCTTTCATGTTCATTCAACAAGCTTTCCATCGTTTCCATAGCAACAATAGCCTCCTCAATAATTTCCTGCGGTGTCGATGCACCAGCAGTGATGCCAATTTTTGTAGCTCCGGCAAGCATTGACGCGGTAATCTCACTGGCATCCTGTAAAAGATAAGAACGGGAATTGACAGTACTTGCAATGTCCCATAAGTGACGGGTATTCGCGCTGTTCTTTCCACCGAAAACGAAGAACGCGTCTGTCCGTCCGGCCAGCTGCCGGGCAGCCGCCTGTCTCTCAGCAGTAGCCGTACAAATGGTCCTGCTCACTTTGTAATCGCCGGGACGTCTTTCCTGAGACATCCGAAGCAGAAGGTTAAACTTCTCTGCCTCAAAAGTCGTCTGGCTGACTACCCCATACTTATCTCTTTCAGGAAGAGATTCCAGGTCATCTTCGTTTTCAATGACCACAGAGTCCTTACCTGCCCAAGCCTTGATACTTTGCACCTCAGGATGACGCTTTTCCCCAACAATAATCACAAAACGGCCCTCTTGAGCCAGTTCCGCAGCCGTTTTCTGTGCTTTCCGCACGTGTGGGCATGTGGCGTCAATGACATTCAATCCACGGCGTTTGGCCTCTTCGTATACTTCCGGCCCGACACCATGGGAACGAAAAATTACCGTATCACCGGATGAGAATTCATCCAGCGTTGTCTTACATTGTACACCTTGTTGTTTTAATGAATTTACAACACGGGGATTATGAACTAATTCACCCAGAGTGGCAATACTAGTATTATATCCTTTTGCTTGCAAATGTGCAATGTCCACTGCCCTTTTTACACCATAACAAAATCCGCAGGGATCTGCCACATAAATCTTCATTTTCATCACGCATCCTTATGCGCTTCGATTAAAAGGCCGATTTCCCGCATCAGCTCTTCTGAAAGCGCCTCAGTTTCTTTTTTATTGCCCGATTCATCGTGTACGGAAATCGGTTTGCCGAAAATTACTTTGATGTGCGGCCAGAAAGATTTACGGGCTTTTAAATTGCTGCCCATGATGGCCGTCGGCACGACAAGTGCTTTTCCTTTGATGGCAATGGCCATGGCGCCGGGTTCGGCCTTGTCAAGCTTTCCCGTCGTGACGCGGTGTCCTTCCGGGAAAATGCCGAGCACCTGTTTATTCTTCAGAATCGTCAGCGCCTTGCGGATGGCCTGTGTATCTGCCTTGCCGCGATGCACTGGAAAGGCATACAGGGAAGCATAGACCTTTCCCATGAAGGAATCAAACAGTTCGGATTTGGCCATGAAATGAATCGTGCGGGTTGCCGCGGTCCCGACCATAGGGGGATCGAGATTGCTCACATGGTTGCAGGCAATGACAACAGGTCCTTCCTTAGGAATATTTTCTTTGCCGTACACGTCCAAACGAAAGAGAATCCGGAAAAGTACGGAAAAAACTACTTTTACAAATTGGTACCACATACGCCGTTCCTTTCTGCCAAAGCCACAATTTTGGCGGTTACTTCATCAATGGAAAGCGTGGTCGAATCGACCAAAACAGCGTCGTCCGCCTTGCGCAGCGGCGCAATTTCGCGTGTTTCGTCAAGATGATCGCGCTCGGCAATACGCTTTTTGAGATCTTCCAGATCGACATCTTCGCCTTTCTCTTTCAGTTCAAGATAACGGCGGTGAGCTCGTTCTTCTACGGAAGCGGTCAGAAAAACTTTTAATTCCGCATGCGGGAAGACAACCGTCCCGATATCGCGCCCGTCCATGACGACGCCGCCCATGGAGCCGATTTTGCGCTGCAGGGCTACCATGGCTTTGCGGACCCCGCCGACAGCGGAGACTTTTGAAACATTGCGGGATACTTCCAGGGTGCGGATAGCTTCCGTGACCTCTTTCCCATTCACATATACGCGGTTGACCCCATCCTTATAGGCAAAGGAAAGATCCATGGTTTCTGCTTCCCGCGTTACCACATCTTCTGAAAACGGTGCGCCGCTTTGCAGGAAGCACAGTGTGACTGCCCGATACATAGCGCCCGTATCGATATAGGCATAACCCAGCTTGGCAGCAACCTTTTTGGCAATTGTACTTTTCCCCGCACCGGCAGGGCCGTCAATCGCGATAATGATTTGTTTCAATTATAATTCCTCTTTTCTGAAAGCGGCTGCATTTTTTCCAGACACAAAACCGGATGAGAAAGCAGCCTGTAAATTATATCCTCCCGTAAACCCATCCACATCCATTACTTCACCGGCAAAGAACAAATTCGGTACGAGTTTGGATGCAAATGTCGACGGGGAAATTTCTTTAAGGTTGACTCCTCCTGCAGTTACAATGGCTTCCGCGAGAGGACGCGTTCCCGTAAGAGGCAGGGTGAATTTTTTGAGGGTTGCGGCAAGACGCAGCCGTTCCTTTTTGGTCAGCTGATTAACCGGCTGGTCCGGCTTCAGACAAGCCGCGTCGATGATCACCGGTATCAGCGACTGAGGCAGCAGATCATGCATCCCTGCCTTGAGCTGTTTCCGGCTGTATTTCTGAAAATCACGCTGCAGCCGGACATCGAGCTGTTCCGGAGTCAGCGCCGGCTTAAGGTCAATGGCAAGATCCAGCAGGCCGTCAGGATGCTTCTTCCAGTAGAGCGCCGCTGTACGGCTCAGTTTCAGGATCACCGGACCCGAAACGCCGAAATGGGTAAAAAGCATCTCACCGAACTCCTCGGCCAGTACCTTGTCACCGGCAAGGAGGGAAACAGATACATTGCGCAGGGAAAGACCCTGCAGAACCTTCGGATCATCCATCTCACATTCGAGCGGTGCCAGCGCCGGTGAAGGCGTCACAATCGTATGCCCTACGGATTTGGCAAGCGTATATCCATCGCCGGTAGAACCGGTACGCGGATATGAAGCACCGCCGGTCGTGATGATGAAGGCATCTCCGGGATAGCGGTTTCCTTCCGTATCGACGACGGCCGTAATGAGTCCGTCTTTGGTATCAAAATGAGAAGCGCGGCAGTTCGTCAAGAGCCGTCCGTGGGCCTCTGTTAAAATCTTTTCGAGCGTCTTTACAACGTCTGGTGCTTTATCGCTGACGGGGAAAACTCTTCCGCCCCGTTCCACTTTTGTGGGAAGACCATTGTCTTCGAGGAGGCGAATGATATCCTGATTGGAGAACTGGGAAAAAGCGCCATAAAGAAATTTACCATTGC
Proteins encoded in this window:
- the der gene encoding ribosome biogenesis GTPase Der gives rise to the protein MSKPIVAIVGRPNVGKSTLFNIFADSRISIVEDTPGVTRDRLYADAEWLDRKFTMVDTGGIEIQNTDSIAVSIREQAKIAIEEADVILFVCDARTGVTTEDQEVANLLRRSRKPVVLAVNKADTQTQELQAYEFYNLGIGEPFMISAANRLNLGDLLDAIVDNFPKEDDDDDDDDDDVIKVAIIGRPNVGKSSIFNDICGQARSIVSDVAGTTRDAIDVPVVKDGQTYLFIDTAGMRRKGKIDEPIEKYSIIRTLRAVDRSDVVLMVLNAVEGITEQDKKIAGYAHEAGKGIVIVVNKWDLYDKDNNSTVKFTEMIHRELIFMPYANVVFVSALTQQRISRLPELIKDAAESNAMRISTSVLNQVITDAVAMNQPPMEKGKHLKILYATQVKVKPPTFVIFCNEPEIMHFSYQRYLENKLRDAFGFQGTPINLIVRGKNEDEA
- a CDS encoding 1-acyl-sn-glycerol-3-phosphate acyltransferase; this encodes MWYQFVKVVFSVLFRILFRLDVYGKENIPKEGPVVIACNHVSNLDPPMVGTAATRTIHFMAKSELFDSFMGKVYASLYAFPVHRGKADTQAIRKALTILKNKQVLGIFPEGHRVTTGKLDKAEPGAMAIAIKGKALVVPTAIMGSNLKARKSFWPHIKVIFGKPISVHDESGNKKETEALSEELMREIGLLIEAHKDA
- the fni gene encoding type 2 isopentenyl-diphosphate Delta-isomerase; protein product: MKRRESRKLDHIKYAMHIDDGPCASGFSDVHLMHNCLPGIDRSQVDVSVTLPGIGVLQHPIIINAITGGASSVKEINQKLAETAAVTHSAMAVGSQYGSVREGKNADTFTVVRKVNPNGMVFANLSAFASVEDAKRAVEMIGACALQIHLNAAQELAMEEGDRDFTSCLRHIEAICRHAGIPVIVKETGCGMAKEQAKQLLDCGVSLLDVGGAGGTNFPAIEHCRYQDGNAELNTWGIPTVLSLREVVSQTGWQGGVIASGGIRSGLDVVKSQVLGANAAAMAGNVLRMVLQQGVEAAADMILRDLEAIKDFYVLLGCRNASELRKVRYYFTGDTADAIRSLENL
- the cmk gene encoding (d)CMP kinase, with protein sequence MKQIIIAIDGPAGAGKSTIAKKVAAKLGYAYIDTGAMYRAVTLCFLQSGAPFSEDVVTREAETMDLSFAYKDGVNRVYVNGKEVTEAIRTLEVSRNVSKVSAVGGVRKAMVALQRKIGSMGGVVMDGRDIGTVVFPHAELKVFLTASVEERAHRRYLELKEKGEDVDLEDLKKRIAERDHLDETREIAPLRKADDAVLVDSTTLSIDEVTAKIVALAERNGVCGTNL
- a CDS encoding bifunctional 4-hydroxy-3-methylbut-2-enyl diphosphate reductase/30S ribosomal protein S1, with amino-acid sequence MKMKIYVADPCGFCYGVKRAVDIAHLQAKGYNTSIATLGELVHNPRVVNSLKQQGVQCKTTLDEFSSGDTVIFRSHGVGPEVYEEAKRRGLNVIDATCPHVRKAQKTAAELAQEGRFVIIVGEKRHPEVQSIKAWAGKDSVVIENEDDLESLPERDKYGVVSQTTFEAEKFNLLLRMSQERRPGDYKVSRTICTATAERQAAARQLAGRTDAFFVFGGKNSANTRHLWDIASTVNSRSYLLQDASEITASMLAGATKIGITAGASTPQEIIEEAIVAMETMESLLNEHESMKLHIGMIVEGTVVDVTNDEVVVDFGYQSEGSVAFDQWVQGGTKDTVAPTVQKDDKVTLKVIASENQDGLVVLSKTRAEADKVWQELPKEFEDEKKVVTVKGLRAVKGGLTVSYNDVTGFIPASHLDLRHVDDVKEYEGKELQVSLLEINPEKKRLVFSRRNVLREERAAKNQAYREERARREEARKEALAKAFETFHEGDVVDGTIRSIVDFGMFVEIAPYVQGLVHISEISWDRSVKPADLYKVGDTVKVYIKGLDQEKGRISLSIKQLQEDPWQTAAKTLHVGDIVTGTVVRFLPFGAIVKLNDKNEGMIHISEIAPQRIEKPEDVLEAGQEVKVKVLRIDTENKKIALSITKAKEDAEKAEMKQYLGKKGTLSQGIGDKLAEVETK